gaagTGTGATTTATTCAATAAAAGAAGAACCCAATAGTTATGGATGATAACATTTGATTTTCAAGGGTGTTGCCACTTGCCACTAACTTACAAAAATTTCAAGGCATTTTTGCAGAATATTCCAATAATCctgaataataatatttaattgttttggtGTGTTCCTACAAAGTTAGAGGTacaagaaaaatttttaatgaaaaccaatAGTTTTGGATACTAATAGTTTAGTTTTGCTAAGGTATTTCTGAGAAAGTGCAAATCCTGGCAGTGTTTTAGAAAACACCCTATACCCAATCACAATTATTATGAGAGCTTCCATTAAACTACAAGGCCCCATGTGACTTTTTCAGAGAGGCCCCATAtgtttcaataattatatatatttttttagggaGTTCCAGTAAAAAGTACAAATCCATGACACTATTTCGGAAGCACCCTCTACTTTCACGAAATCACAAAAAGCTCATATGAgctcagaaaaaataaaaaccaattatatttttgagaaaataatttttgtaataattatttaatgttaaaatggtatttttaaaaagtagctttttggttaaaaaaattaaatatgacaaAAAGAATTAGTGAACCAATCTTACggctttttgtatatatatatatatttgataaaaatgaaaagagtcACTTGTCACAAATGtgtgcattataaaaaaattaattgatcatCTGCATACCGAAATTTTGACACTACTATTTTAGAATATTTCATactttaaacaatgaaagttgctaaaaatattttttttgcaatgGAGTTAGCACCACTTGACGAAAAATCAGTTTGGTTAGTAACACATCTCAATTCCACcgccaaaataatataaatacaagtttaaaaaatattaattactggCAAGATTTTTCACATATCTCAACTCCTCAAAGGATTTATTACataagtttattaattattgaaatatgatttgtcaatttaatttataaaggtAAAGCAATCCATGCAATattgttctttgttgttcttctGTTTTGAAATATTTGCCTTTTCTCACTTCTGATGAGGGGCTCTCTGTACTGTTTCCTTCTGTCACtgttatcttttagttttttcaataaatatgtgatttatccacatttacttAAATCCATGCAAAAACATAAACGCCACTAAATCCTAAATCTTAAAAAGACATAATATGCAGCCAAGAATTAATGCAAACACATGGATAATATTCatcatcacatcatcatcatcattttcttcttcttcttcttcatcaccatATATCTTCCTCTTGAGTTTCTTGATTTGTTTGCAGTAGTAGTACTTGTTCTTCCCCTTACTGAGATTGAGATGTCGCGGCTCCTGCTATCGATGTCCCTAGATCTACTGCCACTTGTCCTATTTCGTTTGCTGCTGTTTGCATACCTTCTTTGCGTGCATTTTTTCTTTGCTGCGACTGATGGAATATGCTAATCAACGAGGCAACGAAGGCAAAGTCTATGTTTGAACTGATAGTCATCCTGAATGCATCGTTCGCCAGTCTCACCTTCACCACCTTATCATGCTGGCTCATCTACACTCATttccattaaaatttttaacaaattatataaataaatattcaccCAATTGTATGCAcctgtgtgtgtgtatatatatatatatgtaataccTCAGCTATTGCAGCACTTGGATTTTGCTTATGAAACACTTTGATTGATCTCTTGCTGAATTCTCCTGTGATCTTGAAATCCCATTCTACTTCCTCAGTGTTAGCAGCAAGAAGCACGTCCCACTCTGTATG
The DNA window shown above is from Dioscorea cayenensis subsp. rotundata cultivar TDr96_F1 chromosome 12, TDr96_F1_v2_PseudoChromosome.rev07_lg8_w22 25.fasta, whole genome shotgun sequence and carries:
- the LOC120273865 gene encoding protein LURP-one-related 15-like, with translation MIHTEWDVLLAANTEEVEWDFKITGEFSKRSIKVFHKQNPSAAIAEMSQHDKVVKVRLANDAFRMTISSNIDFAFVASLISIFHQSQQRKNARKEGMQTAANEIGQVAVDLGTSIAGAATSQSQ